From Mycobacterium lacus, one genomic window encodes:
- a CDS encoding MCE family protein, protein MLRYRGVGLIRAGFIGAVLVVLVILVGLSPERLISWATMVRYQALFSEAGGLALGNAVTVSGVKVGTVSSVSLQKGDALVTFMIKGSVPLGSQTSAHIRTGTLLGERVLTLESAGSGTLRPMAVIPVSRTSSPYSLTDAVSDVTTNFAGTDTGSLNQSLDTLSATLDQIAPQLGPTFDGLTRLSRSLNSRNEKLGDLFKTASDVTGILSERSQQVNALILNADDLLEVLAARRQEIVDLLANTSAVAKQLSGVVHDNESELAPTLERLNSVVAMLEKNRDNISKALPALAKYQISLGEAVAGGFYYQAFVPNLLVGQLFQPFLDYLFGFRTFDTATGPGTPSTVPRSLFPFPYNGIPPCDGCTLGGRIGGGQ, encoded by the coding sequence ATGCTGAGATATCGCGGAGTTGGGCTGATCAGGGCCGGATTCATCGGCGCTGTCTTGGTTGTGCTCGTCATCCTGGTGGGCCTGTCGCCGGAACGGTTGATCTCGTGGGCAACGATGGTCAGGTACCAGGCCTTGTTCTCCGAAGCCGGCGGCCTCGCGCTGGGCAACGCCGTGACGGTTTCGGGGGTCAAAGTCGGCACGGTGTCCAGTGTTTCGCTGCAAAAAGGCGATGCCCTGGTGACGTTCATGATCAAGGGGAGCGTTCCGCTCGGCTCGCAAACCAGCGCGCATATCCGGACCGGTACCCTGCTCGGCGAACGGGTGCTGACCTTGGAGTCGGCCGGCAGCGGCACGCTGCGTCCGATGGCCGTCATCCCGGTCTCGCGCACGTCGTCCCCCTACTCTTTGACCGACGCCGTCAGCGACGTGACGACGAACTTCGCCGGTACCGACACCGGATCGCTGAACCAGTCGCTCGATACGTTGTCGGCGACGCTCGACCAGATCGCGCCGCAATTGGGGCCGACTTTCGACGGGCTGACGCGGTTGTCGCGAAGCCTCAACAGCCGCAACGAAAAACTGGGCGATCTTTTCAAGACCGCCAGCGATGTCACGGGAATACTGTCCGAGCGCAGCCAACAGGTCAACGCCCTCATCCTCAACGCCGACGATCTGCTCGAGGTATTGGCGGCGCGTCGGCAGGAGATCGTCGACCTGCTGGCCAACACGTCGGCGGTGGCCAAGCAGCTGTCGGGAGTGGTGCACGACAACGAAAGTGAGCTGGCGCCGACGTTGGAGAGGCTGAACTCGGTGGTAGCGATGCTGGAGAAGAACCGAGATAACATCAGCAAAGCGTTGCCGGCTCTGGCGAAGTATCAAATCTCGTTGGGCGAGGCCGTCGCCGGCGGCTTCTATTACCAGGCGTTCGTACCGAACCTGCTTGTCGGGCAACTCTTCCAGCCGTTCCTCGACTACCTCTTCGGTTTCCGCACCTTCGACACCGCGACCGGTCCCGGCACGCCCTCGACCGTGCCGCGGTCGTTGTTCCCGTTCCCGTACAACGGGATTCCCCCCTGCGATGGCTGTACGTTGGGTGGCAGGATCGGGGGCGGACAGTGA
- a CDS encoding cytochrome P450, producing the protein MSEFETIDFFTDPSLVRDPHPYFDYLRSQNPVLRLPHYGVVAVTGYEEATEVYKDPDTFSNIVALGGPFPPLPFHPDGDDIGPQIEQHRSYFPMFEHMVTMDPPDHTRARSLLSRLLTPSRLKQNEAFMWRLADRQLDEFLANGECEFIGEYSKPFATLVIADLLGVPEEDHKAFRVVLGADRPGRVGALDHESVGVNPLEWLDEKFGSYIEDRRRQPRDDVLTALATAKYPDGSTPEVIEVVRSATFLFAAGQETTAKLLSAALQVMAERPDIQRHVRDDRSLIPGFIEESLRIDSPVKSDSRLARRATRVGGVDIPAGTVVMVLPGAANRDPRRFDDPHEFRLDRKNVREHMAFARGVHSCPGGPLARVEGRVSIERILDRMADIKINEDEHGPADHRRYTYEPTYILRGLTKLCLTFTPKG; encoded by the coding sequence ATGAGCGAGTTTGAAACGATCGACTTCTTCACCGATCCGTCTCTCGTTCGCGATCCGCACCCCTACTTCGATTACCTGCGCAGTCAAAACCCCGTGCTTCGACTGCCCCACTACGGCGTCGTCGCCGTCACCGGCTACGAAGAAGCCACCGAGGTCTATAAGGACCCGGACACCTTCTCGAACATCGTCGCGCTCGGCGGGCCGTTTCCCCCACTGCCCTTCCACCCCGACGGCGACGACATCGGCCCGCAGATCGAGCAGCACCGCAGTTACTTCCCGATGTTCGAGCACATGGTGACCATGGATCCACCGGACCATACCCGCGCTCGATCGCTGCTGAGCCGGCTGCTGACCCCAAGCCGGCTGAAACAGAACGAGGCGTTCATGTGGCGCCTGGCCGATCGCCAGCTCGACGAGTTTCTGGCCAACGGCGAGTGCGAGTTCATTGGCGAATACTCAAAGCCGTTCGCAACGTTGGTGATCGCCGATTTGCTCGGTGTCCCCGAGGAGGACCATAAGGCGTTTCGCGTCGTCTTGGGTGCCGACCGCCCGGGCCGCGTGGGCGCGCTGGACCATGAGTCGGTCGGCGTCAACCCGCTGGAGTGGCTCGACGAAAAGTTCGGCTCCTATATCGAGGACCGGCGACGCCAACCGCGCGACGACGTCCTGACCGCGCTGGCGACCGCGAAGTATCCGGACGGATCCACACCCGAGGTCATCGAGGTCGTTCGTTCAGCCACGTTCCTCTTCGCGGCCGGACAGGAAACGACGGCCAAGCTGCTCAGTGCCGCGCTACAGGTGATGGCGGAGCGGCCCGACATCCAGCGACACGTACGTGACGACCGCAGCCTGATCCCCGGGTTCATCGAGGAGTCGCTGCGCATCGACAGCCCCGTCAAGAGCGACTCGCGGCTGGCCCGCAGGGCCACCAGGGTCGGCGGCGTCGACATACCCGCCGGCACCGTCGTGATGGTGTTACCGGGTGCGGCCAACCGCGATCCGCGCCGGTTCGACGACCCCCACGAGTTCCGGCTGGATCGAAAAAACGTCCGCGAACACATGGCGTTCGCACGCGGAGTGCACTCGTGTCCCGGTGGGCCGCTCGCCCGGGTGGAGGGCCGGGTCTCCATTGAACGCATCCTGGACCGCATGGCCGACATCAAGATCAACGAGGACGAACATGGGCCGGCCGACCATCGCCGATACACGTACGAACCGACGTATATTCTGCGCGGACTGACCAAACTTTGCCTCACGTTCACGCCGAAAGGTTAG
- a CDS encoding MCE family protein, translating to MPRKRPMVAVVLVALIVAGAALVLRDTVFRPTTITAYFTTTTAIYPGDEVRVSGVKVGRIKSIQPQGTVAKMTLQVDRDVPIPADAKAVIVASNLVAARYVQLAPAYRDSGPIMPDGGVIPVERTAVPVEWDEVKAQLMRFATDLGPRSGVSGTSVGRFIDSAANALEGTGDKLRQTLAQLSGVGRILANGSGNIVDVIKNLQAFVTALRDSSTQIVAFNNRLATLTSVVDDSRSELDAALSDLSTAVGEVQRFIAGTRNQTSEQVARLADLTQILVDKRMALENILHVAPNAIANFYNDYNPDTGTIVGGFGVINEANPTFSGVLVPLPVPGCSATGSIANVTAVESSKLCALFLGPGMRLLNYNNLPIPLDPFLQPSARPESIIYTEPRLAPGGEGPKPGPPEIPPAVSAYTGLPGDPVGPPGAVPPARIPGAAMPLPPAPTTPAEPSPLPAEEGQP from the coding sequence ATGCCGCGCAAGAGGCCTATGGTCGCGGTCGTACTGGTAGCGCTGATCGTGGCCGGCGCGGCATTGGTCCTCCGCGATACCGTCTTCCGCCCGACGACGATTACCGCCTATTTCACGACCACCACCGCGATCTATCCCGGTGACGAGGTGCGGGTCTCCGGGGTAAAAGTCGGTCGGATCAAGTCCATCCAACCGCAGGGCACAGTAGCCAAGATGACGCTCCAGGTCGACCGGGACGTGCCCATTCCGGCGGATGCCAAAGCGGTCATCGTCGCGTCAAATCTGGTGGCCGCCCGCTACGTCCAGCTCGCACCGGCCTATCGGGACAGCGGGCCGATCATGCCCGACGGTGGCGTTATACCCGTCGAACGGACCGCGGTGCCGGTCGAATGGGACGAGGTCAAAGCCCAATTGATGCGGTTTGCAACGGATTTGGGACCCAGAAGTGGTGTGTCGGGCACGTCGGTGGGCCGGTTCATCGACAGCGCCGCCAACGCGCTCGAGGGTACCGGCGACAAATTGCGGCAGACGCTGGCGCAACTGTCTGGCGTGGGGCGGATTCTCGCCAACGGTAGCGGCAACATCGTCGATGTCATCAAGAACCTGCAAGCCTTCGTCACCGCGCTGCGCGACAGCAGCACCCAGATCGTCGCGTTCAACAATCGGCTGGCCACGCTCACCAGCGTGGTCGACGACAGCAGATCCGAGCTCGACGCGGCGCTGAGCGATCTGTCCACGGCGGTCGGCGAGGTGCAGCGATTCATCGCCGGCACGCGCAATCAGACCAGCGAGCAAGTCGCCCGATTGGCCGATCTCACACAGATTCTCGTGGATAAGCGCATGGCGCTGGAAAACATTCTGCACGTCGCGCCGAATGCGATCGCCAACTTCTACAACGACTACAACCCCGACACCGGAACCATCGTCGGAGGCTTCGGGGTAATCAACGAGGCGAATCCCACATTTTCGGGTGTGCTCGTCCCGCTTCCCGTACCCGGTTGTTCCGCCACCGGCAGCATCGCGAACGTCACCGCGGTCGAATCGAGCAAACTGTGCGCGCTGTTCCTGGGCCCCGGGATGCGGCTGCTCAACTACAACAATCTGCCGATTCCCCTCGACCCATTCCTGCAGCCGTCGGCCCGCCCGGAGAGCATCATCTATACCGAGCCGCGCCTGGCGCCCGGTGGCGAGGGCCCGAAACCCGGACCGCCCGAAATCCCGCCCGCGGTGTCGGCGTATACCGGCCTGCCGGGAGATCCCGTCGGGCCGCCCGGGGCGGTGCCGCCGGCACGGATACCGGGCGCGGCGATGCCGTTGCCGCCCGCGCCGACGACGCCGGCGGAACCGTCACCGCTGCCAGCCGAAGAGGGCCAACCATGA
- a CDS encoding Rv2253/PknI dimerization domain-containing protein, which yields MRSVGTIPTAILLAATAFGGLAAAPSAPSARASMDDVPINGTYRATSIGERAKTNEQYHAEPTVTSTWTISSSCTTYQECTGTVTSDQGWSAPLYTHDGGTWYVKRDVPNWERCPDGTAFTGKQTFYFYGVNSQGLPQLGSPTMAGKDKTIGPSGACGQNQWLDVELPFRLDKIG from the coding sequence ATGCGTTCAGTAGGAACAATCCCCACCGCAATCCTATTGGCCGCCACCGCGTTCGGCGGTCTGGCTGCGGCACCGTCGGCACCGTCGGCCCGTGCATCCATGGACGACGTCCCGATCAACGGGACGTACCGCGCCACTTCCATCGGTGAACGGGCCAAGACGAACGAGCAGTATCACGCCGAGCCGACGGTAACCAGCACGTGGACCATCAGCTCGTCGTGCACCACGTATCAGGAATGCACCGGCACGGTGACAAGCGATCAGGGATGGAGCGCACCGCTCTACACGCATGACGGGGGCACTTGGTACGTCAAACGCGACGTGCCGAACTGGGAGCGGTGTCCCGACGGCACCGCCTTCACCGGGAAGCAGACCTTTTACTTTTATGGGGTGAACTCACAGGGCCTACCGCAACTCGGGTCACCGACAATGGCCGGTAAGGACAAGACCATCGGCCCTAGTGGCGCATGCGGGCAAAACCAGTGGCTTGATGTCGAGCTGCCGTTCCGGCTGGACAAGATAGGCTGA
- a CDS encoding enoyl-CoA hydratase/isomerase family protein: protein MVELEVDDGLAVVTIDRPHARNAIALDTMRRLEQALDAASGARTLVIKGAGDRAFVSGGDLKELSTLRTEEDAAAMAKRMRSICDQLARFPAPVVAALNGHAFGGGAEVAVAADIRVAADDIKIAFNQVELEIMPAWGGTERLAALVGRGKALLLAGTGTALDAVEAERIGLVDLVLPRSSFDAGWRSIARSLAHHPATEIKRVISGVSPDEAIASFARLWVADAHWRAAERVMNRTASPRTAAEGAT from the coding sequence ATGGTGGAGCTGGAGGTCGATGACGGGTTGGCCGTGGTAACCATCGATCGTCCCCACGCGCGCAATGCCATCGCACTGGACACCATGCGGCGGCTGGAACAGGCGCTCGACGCGGCATCAGGCGCGCGAACCCTGGTGATCAAGGGTGCCGGCGATCGGGCCTTCGTCTCGGGCGGCGACCTCAAGGAGCTGAGCACTCTGCGGACGGAGGAGGACGCCGCCGCGATGGCCAAGCGGATGCGGTCGATCTGCGATCAGCTCGCCCGGTTCCCGGCTCCGGTGGTCGCCGCGCTGAACGGCCACGCGTTCGGCGGCGGCGCCGAAGTCGCGGTCGCCGCCGACATCCGGGTGGCGGCCGACGACATCAAGATCGCCTTCAATCAAGTGGAGCTGGAGATCATGCCGGCCTGGGGCGGCACCGAGCGACTGGCCGCGCTCGTCGGAAGGGGCAAGGCGCTGCTTCTGGCGGGCACCGGAACCGCGCTCGACGCGGTCGAGGCCGAGCGGATCGGCCTGGTCGATCTGGTGCTGCCCCGCTCATCGTTCGACGCGGGCTGGCGATCGATCGCGCGGTCGCTGGCTCACCACCCGGCGACCGAGATAAAGCGCGTCATCAGCGGAGTTTCGCCGGACGAGGCGATAGCATCCTTTGCACGGCTGTGGGTTGCCGACGCACATTGGCGGGCCGCAGAGCGGGTCATGAACCGCACCGCCAGTCCACGTACGGCAGCCGAAGGAGCGACATGA
- a CDS encoding TetR/AcrR family transcriptional regulator — protein sequence MRSARRIGAPDAKNRGLLLDAAERLMVEEGYAAVTSRRLAHKAGLKPQLVHYYFRTMEELFVEVFRRRAEEGLEVQARALQSPQPLWALWRFGTDPAFTRISMEFMALANHRKQMRAEIAYYAERFREEQRKAVTAALQRYGVDSQDVPPVVWTVIMTSLSRLLVLEQAIGMSAGHAETFELVESYLRRLEGEPQPIADIPRSWMVHQWRSEQSTPLGPSLDTTTVPSTDRSQ from the coding sequence ATGAGATCGGCCCGCAGGATTGGGGCGCCGGACGCGAAGAACCGCGGCCTGCTGCTCGACGCGGCCGAGCGGTTGATGGTCGAGGAGGGCTACGCCGCGGTCACGTCGCGCCGCCTCGCGCACAAGGCGGGGCTGAAACCTCAATTGGTGCACTATTACTTCCGCACCATGGAGGAGCTGTTCGTCGAGGTCTTCCGCCGCCGCGCCGAAGAAGGTCTCGAGGTGCAGGCGCGAGCGCTGCAATCGCCCCAACCGCTATGGGCGCTGTGGAGGTTCGGCACCGATCCGGCGTTCACCCGAATCTCGATGGAATTCATGGCGCTCGCCAACCACCGCAAGCAGATGCGAGCCGAAATCGCTTATTACGCTGAACGTTTCCGCGAGGAACAACGAAAAGCGGTGACGGCTGCGCTGCAGCGGTATGGGGTGGACAGCCAGGATGTGCCGCCGGTGGTGTGGACGGTGATCATGACCAGCTTGTCGCGGCTACTGGTGCTCGAGCAGGCTATCGGCATGTCGGCCGGGCATGCCGAAACCTTTGAGCTGGTCGAAAGTTATCTGCGCCGCCTGGAAGGCGAGCCGCAGCCGATTGCGGACATACCGCGGTCCTGGATGGTTCACCAATGGCGCAGCGAGCAGAGCACGCCCTTGGGTCCGTCCTTGGATACGACGACGGTCCCGTCCACCGACAGGTCGCAATGA
- a CDS encoding MlaD family protein — MLSRFVRIQLAIFTIVGIIGVIAMVLFYIQAPTLLGIGRMTVTLELPAAGGLYRFSNVTYRGVQVGKVTSVGLTPTGAKATLSLDTSAKIPADLKAEVRSVSAVGEQYVDLRPRIDSPPYLHDGSVIAMRDTTIPEAVGPMLDQVSALIDSIPKTKLGQLLDESFQGFNGSGYDLGSLFDSSARISGDANGVADRTRTLTEDTGPLLDSQARTTDAIRTWARSLAGISDVLAEDDSRVRTLLRNGPEAANEASRLLNQVKPTLPVLLANLTTIGQIGITYHPSLEQLLVLLPPAVSATLQSGSQNHPDGMPVGDFAITIDDPPICTVGFMPPNMWRSPADTTVIDTPDGLYCKLPQDSPLAVRGARNYPCMGHPGKRAPTVEICNSDKPYEPLAMRQHVLGPYPLDPNLLSQGVPPDDRVTANDRIFGPVEGTPLPPGAVPRGTPPGPRGTYGPPGEGYAAPPLPSSATMSTQAADFPPIAPLDVPLAGELPSPPAAPAPPDSANGGQPQAAPSSFGGMAGKPVPSVAIAQYDPHTGRYVGPDGKLYEQSDLVPSTAPKKWQDMLPT; from the coding sequence GTGCTGTCGCGCTTCGTTCGGATCCAGCTGGCGATTTTCACGATCGTCGGGATCATCGGCGTGATCGCGATGGTCCTCTTCTACATCCAAGCGCCGACCCTGTTGGGCATTGGTCGGATGACGGTCACGCTGGAGCTACCGGCCGCCGGCGGCCTGTACCGGTTTTCCAACGTGACCTACCGCGGCGTGCAGGTGGGCAAGGTCACGTCGGTGGGATTGACGCCGACCGGCGCCAAAGCGACGCTGTCCCTGGACACTTCGGCCAAGATTCCGGCGGACCTGAAAGCGGAGGTGCGCAGCGTTTCCGCGGTGGGCGAACAATACGTGGACCTGCGGCCCAGGATCGACTCGCCGCCCTACTTGCACGACGGCTCGGTTATCGCCATGCGCGACACCACGATCCCGGAAGCGGTCGGCCCCATGCTCGATCAGGTCAGTGCCCTCATCGATAGTATCCCCAAGACCAAACTCGGCCAATTGCTTGACGAATCCTTCCAGGGCTTCAACGGATCCGGCTACGACCTTGGATCGCTGTTCGACTCGTCGGCACGAATCTCCGGTGACGCCAACGGCGTCGCCGACCGCACCCGAACGCTCACCGAAGACACCGGGCCGCTACTGGATTCGCAAGCTCGCACCACCGATGCCATCAGAACGTGGGCACGCAGCCTCGCCGGGATTTCGGACGTGCTGGCCGAGGACGATTCACGGGTGCGCACTCTGCTTCGAAACGGACCCGAGGCTGCCAACGAGGCGTCGCGGCTGCTCAATCAGGTCAAACCGACGCTGCCGGTGCTGCTCGCCAACCTGACCACGATCGGCCAGATCGGCATCACCTACCATCCCTCGCTGGAGCAGCTGCTGGTGCTGCTGCCGCCAGCCGTCAGCGCAACCCTGCAGTCGGGCAGCCAGAACCACCCGGACGGAATGCCCGTCGGCGACTTCGCAATCACGATCGACGATCCGCCTATCTGTACGGTCGGCTTCATGCCCCCCAACATGTGGCGATCCCCGGCCGACACCACCGTCATCGATACGCCGGATGGGCTGTACTGCAAGCTCCCGCAGGATTCACCGCTGGCGGTACGCGGCGCTCGCAACTATCCATGCATGGGGCACCCCGGAAAGCGGGCGCCCACAGTCGAAATCTGCAACAGCGACAAGCCATACGAGCCGCTGGCGATGAGACAGCATGTGCTCGGCCCCTACCCGCTGGATCCGAACCTGCTCTCGCAGGGTGTCCCGCCCGATGACCGGGTCACCGCCAACGACAGGATCTTCGGCCCGGTGGAGGGTACACCGCTGCCGCCTGGAGCGGTCCCGAGGGGAACACCGCCGGGGCCGCGGGGAACGTATGGACCGCCGGGGGAGGGATATGCTGCCCCGCCGCTGCCGTCGTCGGCCACCATGTCGACACAGGCGGCTGACTTTCCGCCCATAGCGCCACTTGACGTCCCCTTGGCGGGCGAGCTTCCGTCACCACCCGCCGCGCCCGCACCGCCCGACTCGGCCAATGGTGGACAGCCGCAGGCCGCCCCAAGCTCGTTCGGCGGCATGGCCGGTAAACCCGTGCCGTCGGTTGCGATCGCCCAATACGACCCGCACACCGGTCGGTATGTCGGTCCGGACGGGAAGTTATACGAGCAGTCGGATCTCGTGCCGTCGACAGCGCCCAAAAAGTGGCAGGACATGCTGCCCACCTAA
- a CDS encoding MCE family protein, with protein MRTRATLIKFAVFGVVMAVLTAFLFFIFGQYRTGATTGYSAVFADASRLKAGQSVRVAGIRVGTVNSVSLRPDKKVLVKFDADRNVVLTEGTRAAVRYLNLVGDRYLELMDGPGSAKRLPAGGQIPVDRTLPALDLDLLLGGLKPVVRGLNPQDVNALTSALLQIFQGQGDTLRSLFAKTSTFSNALADNDQTVQQLIDNLNTVVATIDKEGGKFSSAIDRLERLISGLSQDRDPIGAAIDSLDRGTASLTDLLSNARRPLAGSVDQLNRTAPLLDQDKDRIDAALQKLPENYRKLVRLGTMGSTIPYYVCGLWLRGTDLQGRTVVAPWFKSDAGRCSEP; from the coding sequence ATGAGGACGCGCGCCACGCTGATCAAATTCGCGGTCTTCGGGGTCGTGATGGCGGTGCTGACCGCCTTCCTGTTCTTCATCTTCGGCCAATACCGGACCGGTGCGACGACCGGGTATTCGGCAGTGTTCGCCGACGCATCGCGTCTCAAGGCGGGGCAGTCGGTGCGGGTCGCCGGGATCAGGGTGGGTACGGTCAACAGCGTTTCGCTGCGGCCGGACAAGAAAGTCCTGGTGAAATTCGACGCGGATCGCAACGTGGTCCTCACCGAGGGCACCAGAGCGGCGGTCCGCTACCTCAACCTGGTCGGCGATCGGTATCTGGAGCTCATGGACGGCCCGGGCTCGGCCAAACGGCTGCCGGCCGGCGGGCAGATTCCCGTCGACCGCACATTACCGGCGCTTGACCTCGATCTGCTACTCGGCGGACTGAAACCCGTTGTCCGGGGCCTGAATCCGCAAGATGTCAATGCGTTGACGTCGGCGCTGTTGCAGATATTCCAAGGGCAGGGCGACACCCTGCGTTCGCTGTTTGCCAAGACGTCCACGTTTTCGAATGCCTTGGCGGACAACGATCAAACGGTGCAGCAACTGATCGACAACCTGAACACCGTGGTGGCCACGATCGATAAGGAAGGCGGCAAGTTTTCGAGCGCCATCGACCGCCTCGAACGACTGATCAGCGGCCTTTCCCAAGACCGTGACCCGATCGGCGCGGCGATCGATTCGCTGGACAGGGGGACCGCCTCGCTGACCGATCTGCTGTCGAACGCGAGACGGCCGCTGGCCGGCTCCGTGGACCAGCTCAACCGGACGGCCCCGCTCCTCGATCAGGACAAGGATCGCATCGACGCTGCCCTGCAGAAGCTGCCGGAGAACTACCGCAAGCTGGTGCGACTTGGCACCATGGGCAGCACCATTCCGTATTACGTCTGCGGTTTGTGGCTGCGGGGTACGGACCTGCAGGGCCGCACCGTGGTTGCCCCGTGGTTTAAGTCGGATGCCGGAAGGTGCTCGGAGCCCTGA
- a CDS encoding TetR/AcrR family transcriptional regulator has translation MDAALKLIAEHGVGGTSLQMIADAVGVTKAAVYHQFKTKEQIVIALTERELGRLEEALEAAEANDHRGKAREELLDRIIDLAVERRGAASTLQFDPVVVRLLAEHEPFRQFIQRLYGVLLDDAADDARVSAAMLSGAIAVGVLHPLVADVDDDTLRAQLGRITRRLIDAVD, from the coding sequence CTGGACGCCGCGCTGAAGTTGATCGCCGAGCACGGGGTCGGCGGAACGTCGTTACAGATGATCGCCGATGCCGTCGGAGTCACGAAGGCGGCCGTCTACCACCAGTTCAAGACCAAGGAGCAGATCGTCATCGCGCTCACGGAACGCGAACTCGGCCGGCTCGAGGAGGCTCTGGAGGCGGCCGAGGCCAACGACCACCGGGGCAAGGCACGCGAGGAGCTGCTCGACCGCATCATCGACCTGGCCGTCGAGCGTCGCGGCGCGGCGAGCACCCTACAGTTCGACCCCGTCGTCGTGCGGCTGCTGGCCGAGCACGAACCCTTCCGGCAATTCATCCAGCGGCTGTACGGTGTGCTGCTCGATGACGCCGCCGACGACGCGCGGGTGTCGGCGGCGATGCTGTCGGGCGCCATCGCGGTTGGAGTGTTGCATCCGCTGGTGGCCGACGTCGACGATGACACCCTGCGCGCCCAGCTGGGGCGCATCACCCGCCGGCTGATCGATGCGGTCGACTAA
- a CDS encoding MCE family protein, with protein sequence MTARVVARRVFAIGCCVVLTATGCAFHGLNSLPLPGAVGRGPGADVYHVEIANVGTLESNSPVMIDDVVVGSVGPMRVRGWHADVEISVKHDAVVPANAVASVGQTSLLGSMHLALNPPLGQPATGRLQPGATIPLNKSSTYPSTERTLSSLSVIVNGGGLGQIEDIVHNFSAALAGRQGAVRDLITRLDKFVGTLDDQRDNLIASIQALNRLAATFAGQRDVISQALRKVPPALEVLINERPRIVTALEKLGTFSDTANKLVNDAQADLVKNLKNLEPTIRALADLGPDLGVALAQAPIWPFPQNLINRGVRGDYFNLFAQLDLTIPRLKRGLMLGTHWGQLHEPEPPAPGEPFYLNYTRDPLRAGVAGPPPGSPLPGPPPAAVPAPAAGIGEMLPPTTDQSASVPPLEAPATGAGG encoded by the coding sequence ATGACCGCCCGGGTTGTCGCTCGACGAGTGTTCGCCATCGGTTGTTGCGTGGTATTGACGGCGACGGGATGCGCATTCCACGGCCTGAACTCCCTACCGCTGCCCGGCGCGGTGGGACGCGGGCCGGGCGCCGACGTCTACCACGTCGAAATCGCGAACGTCGGAACGTTGGAGTCGAATTCGCCGGTGATGATCGATGATGTGGTGGTCGGCAGCGTAGGCCCGATGAGGGTGCGGGGCTGGCACGCCGATGTCGAGATCTCGGTCAAGCATGATGCAGTCGTTCCAGCCAACGCGGTAGCCAGCGTCGGTCAGACCAGCCTGCTGGGGTCGATGCATCTGGCGCTGAATCCGCCGCTCGGTCAGCCCGCGACCGGGCGCCTGCAACCGGGCGCCACCATCCCGCTGAACAAGTCGTCGACCTACCCGTCGACCGAGCGGACGCTGTCGTCGCTGTCGGTGATCGTCAACGGCGGGGGACTGGGGCAGATCGAAGACATCGTGCACAATTTCAGTGCCGCGTTGGCCGGCCGCCAGGGCGCGGTCCGTGACCTGATTACTCGCCTGGACAAGTTCGTGGGCACACTGGATGACCAGCGCGACAACCTGATCGCGTCCATCCAGGCGTTGAACCGGCTGGCCGCTACGTTCGCCGGACAGCGCGACGTCATTTCCCAGGCGCTGCGTAAGGTACCGCCGGCGCTTGAGGTTCTGATCAATGAGCGGCCCCGGATCGTGACGGCACTCGAGAAGCTCGGCACCTTCAGCGACACGGCAAACAAACTCGTCAACGACGCGCAGGCCGATCTCGTCAAGAACCTGAAAAACCTGGAGCCCACCATCCGCGCGCTCGCGGACCTCGGACCCGACCTCGGCGTGGCGCTCGCGCAGGCGCCGATTTGGCCGTTCCCCCAGAACCTCATCAACCGAGGTGTCCGAGGCGACTACTTCAACCTGTTTGCTCAGTTGGACTTGACGATTCCTCGGCTCAAGCGCGGCCTGATGTTGGGGACCCATTGGGGGCAGTTGCACGAACCGGAGCCACCGGCGCCGGGCGAACCCTTCTACCTGAATTACACGCGTGATCCACTACGGGCCGGCGTGGCGGGACCCCCGCCCGGTTCTCCGCTTCCCGGGCCGCCGCCCGCCGCCGTACCGGCGCCGGCGGCGGGTATTGGTGAAATGCTGCCGCCCACAACGGATCAGAGTGCGTCTGTGCCGCCATTGGAGGCACCGGCGACGGGGGCGGGTGGATAG